In Pseudonocardia sp. C8, one genomic interval encodes:
- a CDS encoding protein jag → MPATAKGPAEGADVQDKPSGEDLLIQEGDVAGDYLERLLDILDYDGDIDLDVEGGRAVVSIEGSENDADLQKLVGEKGAVLESLQELARLAVQQQLGSRSRLMLDIGGWRRRRRDELTELGLETAKEVKASGEAVRLRPMTPFERKVVHDAVATVKGVVSESEGEEPRRQVVVHKK, encoded by the coding sequence GTGCCCGCCACTGCGAAGGGCCCTGCAGAGGGTGCAGACGTGCAGGACAAGCCGTCCGGTGAGGACCTGCTGATCCAGGAGGGCGATGTCGCAGGCGACTACCTGGAGCGCCTGCTCGACATCCTGGACTACGACGGCGACATCGATCTCGACGTCGAGGGCGGCCGTGCCGTCGTCAGCATCGAGGGCAGTGAGAACGACGCGGACCTGCAGAAGCTGGTCGGTGAGAAGGGCGCCGTCCTGGAGAGCCTGCAGGAGCTGGCCCGGCTCGCCGTCCAGCAGCAGCTCGGCTCCCGCAGCCGGCTGATGCTGGACATCGGGGGCTGGCGGCGGCGTCGCCGGGACGAGCTCACCGAGCTCGGGTTGGAGACGGCCAAGGAGGTCAAGGCCTCCGGCGAGGCGGTCCGGCTCCGTCCGATGACGCCGTTCGAGCGCAAGGTCGTCCACGACGCCGTCGCGACGGTGAAGGGCGTGGTGAGCGAGAGCGAGGGCGAGGAGCCGCGCCGCCAGGTCGTCGTGCACAAGAAGTGA
- the rsmG gene encoding 16S rRNA (guanine(527)-N(7))-methyltransferase RsmG: MSGPDQLPTPEVARKVFGERTEPAARYVEHLATSGIERGLIGPRERDRLWDRHVLNCAVLAEVVPPDAKVVDVGSGAGLPGIPLALARPDLRIVLIEPLARRVDWLDEVLDDLALDVTVERGRAEEPAVLRRWEGADVVTARAVGPLARLAGLCLPLLRPGGAMLVLKGASAPDEIARDAAAVRTLGGGEARIHEVGAGVVEPLTTVVEIPRIGVPRRRGRKERR; encoded by the coding sequence GTGAGCGGCCCCGACCAGCTCCCGACCCCGGAGGTCGCGCGGAAGGTCTTCGGCGAGCGGACCGAGCCGGCCGCCCGCTACGTCGAGCACCTCGCGACCTCCGGGATCGAGCGCGGCCTCATCGGGCCGCGCGAGCGGGACCGTCTGTGGGACCGGCACGTCCTCAACTGCGCGGTGCTCGCCGAGGTGGTACCGCCCGACGCGAAGGTCGTCGATGTCGGCTCGGGCGCGGGCCTGCCCGGGATACCGTTGGCCCTGGCCCGCCCGGACCTGCGGATCGTGCTGATCGAGCCGCTGGCCCGGCGGGTGGACTGGCTGGACGAGGTGCTCGACGACCTCGCCCTCGACGTCACCGTCGAGCGGGGGCGCGCCGAGGAGCCCGCCGTTCTGCGACGATGGGAGGGCGCGGACGTGGTCACCGCCCGGGCCGTCGGGCCGCTCGCCCGGCTCGCGGGGCTCTGCCTGCCCCTGCTGCGGCCCGGAGGTGCGATGCTGGTGCTCAAGGGTGCCTCCGCGCCGGACGAGATCGCGCGTGACGCCGCGGCGGTCCGGACGCTCGGTGGCGGTGAGGCCCGGATCCACGAGGTGGGTGCCGGAGTCGTCGAACCCCTGACCACGGTGGTCGAGATCCCGCGCATCGGCGTGCCCCGCCGTCGAGGGAGGAAGGAACGGCGATGA